A window from bacterium encodes these proteins:
- the lpdA gene encoding dihydrolipoyl dehydrogenase — protein sequence MGNNHYDTIIIGAGSAGYPCAIRLGQLGKKVLVIEEKELGGVCLNRGCIPTKALSFAAEMKDNLKKARIMGYRIDDQGLDLAVLRDWKDSVVQRLRSGVIYLFKQNNVEVKNGKAQILSEHKVECAIKDGEGSGTAAVFEAENIVVATGTEIMPLPGLDFDHKFIIDTDDALELKEIPGRLLVVGAGASGLELSSIYSRLGSKVAVVEIMEQILPGMEHELCGQLFKILKKSGIEIFLNSRVSGYEMIGTGDEGLVATIKKVDGETKMTFDKILVTVGRRPVDHALKKFGLATDKKGYLTVDGSLRTSVKNIYAIGDMIGPPLLAHKATKQGVVCAEILGGERAKFEPRKVPSCVFTIPPLSTVGMTENEAVAKGLKIKIGRFPYRASGKALAMGETEGLVKIIGDEKDRLIGLHILGAESPSLIAGGMLEVEQSVPIRDLTEIIYPHPTLTEIIGEAAENYFKKATHIANK from the coding sequence ATGGGCAATAATCATTACGATACTATAATCATCGGCGCCGGGTCGGCCGGCTATCCATGCGCGATCAGGCTGGGACAGCTTGGCAAGAAAGTGCTCGTCATCGAGGAGAAAGAACTCGGGGGAGTGTGCTTGAACCGGGGCTGCATTCCAACAAAGGCGCTGAGTTTCGCGGCTGAAATGAAAGACAACCTGAAAAAAGCCAGGATCATGGGCTACCGGATAGATGATCAGGGATTAGACCTGGCGGTCCTGCGCGACTGGAAGGATAGTGTCGTGCAAAGGCTGCGCAGCGGTGTTATTTATCTTTTCAAGCAAAACAACGTGGAAGTTAAAAACGGCAAAGCGCAGATCCTTTCCGAACACAAAGTTGAATGCGCGATCAAAGATGGCGAAGGCAGCGGCACCGCGGCTGTTTTTGAAGCTGAAAATATCGTTGTCGCCACGGGCACCGAGATCATGCCCCTGCCCGGGCTTGATTTTGACCATAAGTTTATTATTGATACTGACGACGCGCTGGAGCTGAAGGAAATACCGGGACGACTGCTCGTCGTGGGCGCGGGCGCGAGCGGGCTTGAGCTCAGCAGCATTTACAGCCGCCTGGGTTCGAAGGTAGCGGTCGTGGAGATCATGGAGCAGATCCTGCCGGGCATGGAACATGAGCTCTGTGGACAGCTTTTTAAAATCTTAAAAAAGTCAGGGATCGAGATCTTTTTGAATTCCCGGGTCAGCGGTTATGAAATGATAGGGACTGGCGATGAAGGACTCGTGGCGACGATTAAAAAAGTCGATGGCGAAACGAAAATGACCTTTGACAAGATCCTGGTGACCGTGGGCAGGAGACCGGTGGATCACGCGCTTAAAAAATTCGGCCTTGCGACGGACAAAAAAGGGTATTTGACGGTTGATGGATCTTTGCGGACCAGCGTCAAGAATATCTACGCCATTGGCGATATGATCGGACCGCCGCTGCTCGCGCACAAGGCCACCAAGCAGGGGGTTGTGTGCGCCGAGATACTCGGCGGAGAAAGAGCAAAATTTGAACCGCGCAAGGTTCCTTCGTGCGTTTTCACCATCCCGCCGCTGTCGACGGTCGGCATGACCGAGAATGAAGCAGTGGCCAAGGGATTGAAAATAAAGATCGGTCGCTTCCCGTACCGCGCTTCAGGCAAAGCCCTGGCAATGGGAGAGACCGAGGGACTGGTCAAGATCATCGGTGACGAGAAAGACCGCCTGATCGGGCTGCATATCCTTGGCGCCGAGTCGCCGAGCCTGATCGCCGGAGGCATGCTTGAGGTCGAGCAGAGCGTTCCGATCCGTGACCTTACCGAGATCATCTATCCGCACCCGACCTTGACCGAGATCATCGGCGAAGCCGCAGAAAACTACTTCAAAAAAGCCACGCATATAGCCAATAAATAA
- the lexA gene encoding transcriptional repressor LexA: protein MRKTKTKDEILRIIQDFVHDYGYPPTIREIARILGFKSTKAIKVHLDNLTREGLIKKIPTKARGIKIEPVKLPIIGRVAAGLPELAFEEVEGYFDPLNWQGCFLLKVKGDSMVNARIYDGDMVVVKPNKEASDGEIVVANIEGETTVKRFKKLNGNFALKPENDSYPLLTRPFEVIGKVIGVIRKI from the coding sequence ATGCGCAAAACAAAGACCAAGGATGAGATCCTGAGGATAATCCAGGATTTTGTGCATGACTACGGTTATCCGCCGACCATCCGTGAGATCGCGCGGATTCTGGGGTTTAAGAGCACCAAAGCAATAAAAGTTCACCTTGACAATCTGACCAGAGAAGGCCTCATCAAAAAGATCCCCACCAAAGCGAGGGGAATAAAGATCGAACCTGTAAAGCTTCCCATAATCGGCAGGGTAGCCGCTGGTCTGCCTGAACTCGCCTTTGAGGAAGTGGAAGGCTATTTCGATCCGCTGAACTGGCAGGGTTGTTTTTTGCTCAAGGTGAAAGGCGACAGCATGGTGAACGCCCGGATCTATGACGGCGACATGGTGGTCGTGAAACCCAACAAAGAAGCCTCTGACGGCGAGATCGTCGTCGCCAATATCGAGGGCGAGACAACGGTCAAACGGTTCAAGAAACTCAACGGAAATTTTGCCCTGAAACCGGAGAACGACTCCTACCCCCTGCTCACCAGGCCGTTCGAGGTCATCGGAAAGGTGATAGGGGTGATAAGGAAGATCTGA
- the dinB gene encoding DNA polymerase IV, giving the protein MTKHNCVSDLTTMYLCIDIDAFFVSVEQILDPSLKGKPVIVGALPGQRGVVTSASYEARVFGIRAGMPVSKAYRLCPRGLFVPSHFREYEKFSRRFKSIIETYSPDVRMVSIDEAYINIKGTERLFGPPPVIARRLKDQIRDELKLPTSVGIARTRALSKIACDQSKPDGLLILEPGEEMEFLSPLSVSALPGIGPKHCEILNNLNIKTVKELFETPEQILSTALGNYCKTMRPFLFADDAPARGIGGPPVRSVSRDTTLNEDTLNKDLLNALLYRLTEKACASLRSKNLIARVASVKIRFSDFKTISKQASIPEPTNCQQKVYAYAAPLLANLMQEKKRVRLIGIALSRLEYDGQQPSLFAVKEERWSHVNHALDRARDKLGSACLFSGNAYILGRKPQNANPKSEILNSKQIPKYKNRRC; this is encoded by the coding sequence ATGACGAAACACAACTGTGTTTCGGATTTAACGACCATGTACCTCTGCATTGACATTGACGCTTTTTTCGTATCGGTCGAGCAGATCCTGGACCCTTCGCTGAAGGGTAAACCCGTGATCGTCGGCGCTCTGCCGGGCCAGCGCGGCGTGGTGACGTCGGCGTCTTACGAGGCGCGGGTCTTCGGGATCCGCGCGGGGATGCCGGTGTCAAAGGCTTACCGGTTATGCCCCCGGGGTCTGTTCGTGCCATCGCATTTCAGGGAATATGAAAAATTTTCCCGCCGGTTCAAAAGCATAATCGAAACCTACTCGCCGGACGTTAGAATGGTTTCCATCGACGAGGCCTACATAAACATCAAAGGCACTGAACGGCTCTTCGGACCGCCGCCCGTTATTGCCCGCAGATTGAAAGACCAAATTAGAGATGAACTCAAACTGCCGACTTCCGTCGGCATCGCCCGCACCAGGGCGCTTTCCAAAATCGCCTGCGACCAGTCAAAACCCGACGGGCTGCTCATACTCGAACCGGGCGAAGAAATGGAATTCCTGTCGCCGCTTTCGGTCAGCGCGTTACCCGGCATCGGCCCCAAGCACTGCGAGATCCTGAACAACCTGAACATAAAAACCGTGAAAGAACTGTTCGAAACCCCGGAACAGATCCTGAGCACGGCCCTGGGCAACTACTGCAAAACGATGAGGCCGTTTTTATTCGCCGATGACGCTCCGGCTCGCGGCATCGGCGGTCCGCCGGTCCGGTCCGTGAGCCGGGACACGACGCTGAACGAGGACACGCTGAACAAAGACCTCCTGAACGCTTTGCTCTACCGCCTGACCGAAAAAGCCTGCGCTTCACTACGCAGCAAGAACCTGATCGCCCGCGTCGCGAGCGTAAAGATCCGGTTCTCCGATTTCAAAACGATATCAAAGCAAGCCTCGATCCCCGAACCCACCAACTGCCAGCAAAAAGTGTACGCCTACGCCGCGCCCTTGCTGGCAAACCTGATGCAGGAAAAGAAAAGGGTAAGACTCATCGGCATCGCGCTTTCCCGGCTTGAATATGACGGGCAGCAACCATCCCTGTTCGCGGTCAAGGAAGAACGGTGGAGCCATGTCAATCACGCACTGGACCGGGCGCGGGATAAACTCGGATCCGCCTGCCTGTTCTCGGGGAACGCATACATTTTGGGGCGTAAACCCCAAAATGCAAATCCTAAATCCGAAATCCTAAACTCTAAACAAATACCAAAATACAAAAACAGAAGATGCTGA
- the dnaG gene encoding DNA primase, with the protein MIEREQIEEIKRQTDIVDVISQFVQLKKVGKNYRALCPFHTEKAPSFYVSPDKGIYYCFGCKKGGNAISFLMEYEHLDFPDALRRLAKAAGIEIDTSKGLKHKELYEVNELACQYYSMVLTKEIGRRGMNYLNERKANLEKLKDFRLGYAPSSGQLVTYMKQQNVSADRLNQVGLTSSGREVFHDRIIFPLINLSGRVIGFGGRGIDDYIQPKYLNSPETPIFRKGDNLYGLFQAKETMRLKNESILVEGYFDLLSLYQHGIKNICAPLGTALTEKQAVLISRYGHKVHLLFDGDMSGIKAALRAIGLLINAQVDVHVASLPRDTDPDDYIKKHGADSLNTLIGESPDFFHFYKNAVKIQTVEDEITLIKDLMQIINTIQDPIRYDRYLKHIETVFNLSPETIRKTAAKKEAPVGLSESPKPIKATDEEQMMAMIINNREYAEKIKDILTEKDFNSEKVRKLFNHIIKNKDVGIDSLSGVVDADLEHTMMELVLKKDERLSEEDFLKAVKKFKNKIENKRLTFLIAEANKKHDDDEVTRLQKEHKELRNNEGVTK; encoded by the coding sequence ATGATCGAGCGCGAACAGATCGAAGAGATCAAGCGGCAGACCGACATCGTGGACGTTATTTCGCAGTTCGTCCAGCTGAAGAAAGTGGGGAAGAACTACCGCGCGCTGTGCCCTTTCCACACGGAGAAGGCGCCTTCGTTCTACGTCAGCCCGGACAAGGGTATTTACTATTGTTTCGGGTGCAAGAAAGGCGGCAACGCGATCAGCTTCCTCATGGAGTATGAACACCTGGATTTTCCCGATGCCCTGCGCAGGCTGGCAAAGGCGGCCGGCATCGAGATCGACACTTCCAAAGGTCTTAAACACAAAGAATTATACGAAGTGAACGAACTCGCGTGCCAGTACTACTCCATGGTTTTGACCAAAGAGATTGGGCGCCGGGGCATGAATTATTTGAACGAACGCAAGGCTAACCTTGAAAAACTAAAAGATTTCAGGCTGGGATACGCGCCGAGTTCGGGTCAGTTAGTGACCTACATGAAGCAGCAGAACGTCAGCGCTGACCGTCTTAATCAGGTCGGCCTTACCTCGTCGGGACGGGAGGTGTTCCATGACCGTATTATTTTTCCGCTCATCAACCTGTCCGGACGCGTGATCGGTTTTGGCGGCCGCGGCATTGACGATTATATCCAGCCGAAATACCTTAACAGCCCGGAAACGCCGATATTCAGGAAAGGCGATAACCTATACGGGTTGTTCCAGGCGAAGGAAACGATGAGGCTCAAGAACGAGTCGATCCTGGTCGAAGGTTACTTCGATCTGCTCAGCCTATACCAGCACGGGATCAAGAACATATGCGCTCCGCTGGGAACGGCGCTGACCGAAAAGCAGGCCGTACTGATCTCGCGGTACGGGCATAAGGTTCACCTGCTGTTCGACGGCGATATGTCGGGGATAAAGGCCGCGCTACGCGCCATCGGCCTGTTGATCAACGCGCAGGTCGACGTGCACGTGGCATCGCTGCCTCGGGATACGGACCCTGATGATTACATCAAGAAACACGGCGCCGATAGTCTGAATACGCTGATCGGAGAATCGCCGGACTTTTTCCATTTTTATAAGAACGCGGTGAAGATCCAGACGGTCGAAGACGAGATAACGCTGATAAAGGATTTGATGCAGATCATCAACACGATCCAGGATCCGATCAGGTATGACCGTTACTTGAAACACATTGAAACAGTATTCAATCTGTCGCCAGAGACGATCAGGAAAACGGCGGCAAAAAAAGAAGCACCGGTCGGTCTAAGCGAAAGCCCGAAACCGATAAAAGCCACTGATGAAGAGCAAATGATGGCGATGATCATCAACAACCGAGAATATGCTGAAAAGATCAAGGACATATTAACCGAAAAGGATTTCAATAGTGAAAAAGTAAGGAAGCTTTTCAATCATATTATAAAGAACAAAGACGTTGGGATCGACAGCCTTTCCGGTGTGGTTGATGCCGATCTCGAACACACTATGATGGAACTTGTATTGAAAAAAGACGAACGTTTATCAGAAGAAGATTTCTTGAAAGCTGTAAAAAAATTTAAAAATAAAATAGAAAATAAACGGTTGACTTTCCTCATTGCTGAGGCAAATAAGAAGCACGATGACGATGAGGTCACACGATTACAAAAAGAACATAAGGAGCTTAGAAATAACGAAGGGGTGACAAAGTGA
- a CDS encoding sigma-70 family RNA polymerase sigma factor has protein sequence MKYSQAVFDKAKEKGKITINEINKLIPDNVSPEEIDEILDLLARYGISIVQEETAPAVKPQPVAKASVKPDEPIRAYFRELARYDLLTKDEEYELAVKIETGYRMIERQFLPFPCTVRKLIEVCKQVEESRKSLDQVSRVEIEAMMDKHAFWAERQRFIRRVKSIEKDYNSLLNLYKKTRHEKARALEWRVFEKEERILRKLAILSLQHGAVNNAITAFKDKAARLEKVEKTIPRLRNESEISLFEKERRVLFGDLGHETERIKESLNIVDAWEDLINRARQRMIEGNMRLVISIAKKYVNRGLEFADLVGEGNNGLIKAVEKFDYRKGYKFSTYATWWIRQAITRAIGDQARTVRVPAHILDTMNKVARAQRDMIQDLGREPTVEEIADHLDLPTDKVRMAQNISLIPISLDKPIDDEESSFVGDFISDPMADSPSRRAAISILKDRFSDVLRDLPKREEKIIRLRFGLNDGLPRTLEEVGRMFNITRERVRQIEAKALRKLRHPTRIRKLQMFKDLIEME, from the coding sequence GTGAAATATTCCCAGGCAGTATTCGATAAGGCGAAGGAGAAGGGGAAGATAACAATTAATGAGATCAACAAGTTGATCCCGGATAATGTTTCGCCGGAAGAGATCGATGAAATACTTGATCTGCTCGCGCGGTACGGTATCAGTATCGTTCAGGAAGAAACAGCACCGGCAGTCAAACCGCAGCCAGTGGCCAAGGCGTCGGTAAAGCCTGACGAGCCGATCCGCGCGTATTTCCGCGAACTTGCGCGGTACGACCTGCTGACCAAGGATGAGGAATACGAGCTCGCGGTCAAGATCGAGACCGGTTACCGGATGATCGAGCGGCAGTTCCTGCCGTTCCCCTGTACGGTCCGGAAGCTGATCGAGGTCTGCAAGCAGGTGGAAGAAAGCCGCAAGAGCCTGGACCAGGTGTCGCGCGTCGAGATCGAAGCCATGATGGACAAACACGCATTCTGGGCAGAACGCCAGCGGTTCATCCGGCGCGTAAAATCGATCGAGAAAGATTATAATTCGCTCCTTAACCTGTACAAAAAAACACGGCACGAAAAGGCGAGAGCGCTGGAATGGAGAGTTTTCGAGAAAGAAGAACGGATATTGAGAAAACTCGCGATCCTATCGCTCCAGCACGGCGCCGTGAACAACGCGATCACGGCTTTTAAGGACAAGGCTGCGCGGCTCGAAAAAGTGGAAAAAACGATTCCTAGATTGCGCAATGAAAGCGAGATCTCGCTCTTCGAGAAGGAAAGACGTGTGCTGTTCGGTGATCTCGGTCATGAGACAGAGCGGATCAAGGAATCGCTGAATATCGTGGACGCGTGGGAAGACCTGATCAACCGCGCGCGGCAGAGGATGATCGAGGGCAATATGCGTCTGGTCATTTCCATTGCCAAAAAATACGTCAACCGTGGTCTGGAATTCGCCGACCTGGTCGGCGAGGGCAACAATGGTCTGATCAAGGCGGTAGAAAAATTCGATTACCGCAAGGGTTACAAGTTCTCCACATACGCAACATGGTGGATCCGGCAGGCGATCACTCGGGCGATCGGCGACCAGGCCCGGACCGTGCGCGTGCCCGCCCACATTCTCGACACCATGAACAAGGTTGCCCGCGCGCAACGCGATATGATCCAGGATCTGGGCCGGGAGCCGACCGTTGAAGAGATCGCCGACCATCTTGACCTGCCAACCGACAAGGTCAGGATGGCACAGAACATATCGCTCATACCGATATCGCTCGACAAACCGATCGACGACGAGGAGTCGAGTTTTGTCGGTGATTTTATCAGCGACCCGATGGCGGATTCGCCGTCGCGCAGAGCCGCGATCTCGATCCTCAAAGACCGTTTCAGCGACGTGCTGAGGGATTTGCCAAAAAGAGAGGAAAAGATCATCCGGCTGCGTTTTGGCCTGAACGACGGCTTGCCCCGGACGCTCGAGGAAGTCGGGAGAATGTTTAACATCACAAGGGAACGCGTGCGTCAGATCGAAGCCAAGGCGTTGCGTAAACTAAGACACCCGACGCGCATTCGCAAGCTCCAGATGTTCAAGGATTTGATAGAAATGGAATGA
- a CDS encoding acyl-CoA dehydrogenase family protein yields the protein MPLITLDNEQKMIMSEVRKFAISSLEPISSDIDKKAVISDEIFKKLNDLGLLYPIIPAQYNGAGMNATSLCIIVEEISKSLASLGAILVVNNSICAFFIDQCAGDSQKKKYFDLMNSGKIMGYIMEPQVDPSGADASIDNAGVISGKRNFALNALYADSMFIPFTGKEGVVAAIFNKKDRGVRLSRIDLLGLNAAGIMSAEFMGLSVNPEAQIKPSAAKAASHFTAFAQLGFSAVLLGISQAGLDAAVKYSKERKQFGRAICEFYMVQEMLVNMKVRIEAARNLVYDAAFKYDHKEDFTLASMLCFIHACDTAVYCGLNAIQVHGGYGYTKDYPVERYLRDAKTIQNIAGVQYTVKEQVARDLLGKS from the coding sequence ATGCCATTGATAACACTGGATAATGAACAGAAGATGATCATGAGCGAAGTAAGAAAATTCGCAATTTCTTCACTTGAACCGATTTCTTCAGATATTGACAAAAAAGCCGTAATTTCGGATGAAATATTCAAAAAACTCAATGATCTTGGTTTGTTGTATCCGATTATACCCGCACAATACAACGGCGCAGGAATGAACGCGACAAGCCTTTGCATTATTGTCGAGGAGATATCCAAATCGCTCGCTTCCTTAGGCGCGATACTGGTCGTTAACAACAGTATCTGCGCTTTTTTTATTGACCAATGTGCCGGGGATAGTCAGAAAAAGAAGTACTTTGACCTGATGAATTCCGGAAAGATAATGGGTTATATCATGGAACCCCAGGTCGATCCGTCAGGGGCAGACGCATCCATTGATAACGCGGGTGTGATATCTGGCAAAAGGAATTTCGCTTTGAATGCTTTGTATGCCGACAGCATGTTTATTCCTTTTACCGGCAAAGAGGGCGTGGTTGCTGCTATCTTCAATAAGAAAGACAGGGGCGTTAGACTGTCCCGGATAGATCTGCTGGGTTTGAACGCGGCCGGTATTATGAGTGCCGAATTCATGGGATTGTCAGTGAATCCTGAAGCGCAAATAAAGCCGTCAGCTGCAAAAGCAGCCAGTCACTTCACCGCTTTTGCGCAGCTTGGGTTTTCCGCGGTCCTCCTTGGTATCAGTCAGGCCGGATTGGACGCCGCGGTAAAATATTCGAAGGAGCGCAAGCAGTTCGGTCGTGCGATCTGTGAATTTTACATGGTCCAGGAAATGCTGGTTAATATGAAAGTTCGGATCGAAGCAGCGCGAAACCTTGTGTACGATGCGGCGTTCAAGTACGACCACAAGGAGGATTTCACGCTGGCATCCATGCTGTGCTTTATTCACGCGTGCGATACCGCAGTATACTGTGGCCTGAATGCGATACAAGTGCACGGCGGCTACGGCTATACCAAAGACTATCCAGTGGAACGATACCTGAGGGATGCCAAAACTATTCAGAATATCGCAGGAGTGCAGTATACGGTCAAGGAGCAGGTGGCGCGGGATTTACTTGGAAAATCTTAG
- the rpsU gene encoding 30S ribosomal protein S21 has product MTKITVYEGESFENAMRRFRKTVERAGILRAIKKHEVYEKPSEKRKRRFIAARKKEWKRQREEL; this is encoded by the coding sequence ATGACAAAGATCACCGTTTACGAAGGTGAATCATTCGAGAACGCAATGCGCCGGTTTCGTAAAACAGTCGAACGCGCCGGTATTTTAAGGGCCATAAAAAAGCACGAAGTGTACGAAAAACCGAGCGAAAAAAGAAAAAGGCGGTTTATTGCCGCCCGTAAAAAGGAATGGAAACGGCAGCGAGAGGAATTATAG
- a CDS encoding acyl-CoA dehydrogenase yields MDFDLTKDQKMLQDQVKKFADAEIAPLAAEIDISREFPWKSIKKMANLGLLGIVVPEKYGGAGFDFVSLAIAIEEISRVCSSTGVIVAVNNSLTTYPILQFGSEEQKMKYLPPLCDGSKLGAFALTEPNAGSDAAAIETMARLEGDNYILNGTKRFITNGTEATIFVVFAVTNKELKHKGISAFIVEKGMPGFTAGKHEDLMGIRATGNCELTFEDCKVPKANLLGKEGDGFKISMNTIDVSRVDIGAQAVGVAQGALDAAVKYSKERKTFGVPICNHEMVQSMLAEMATKIQAARLLVYFAGQCKDKGMPRFSKESAMAKYYAADIAVEVTRMAVQIHGGYGFSKEYAVERMYRDAKILELYEGTREIQKIVIARELTR; encoded by the coding sequence ATGGATTTTGATTTGACCAAAGACCAGAAAATGCTGCAGGATCAGGTGAAGAAATTCGCGGACGCGGAGATAGCGCCATTGGCGGCTGAGATCGATATCTCGCGGGAGTTCCCGTGGAAATCAATAAAGAAAATGGCGAACCTGGGATTGCTGGGGATCGTTGTTCCGGAGAAATACGGCGGCGCGGGTTTTGACTTTGTGTCCCTGGCGATCGCGATCGAGGAGATCTCCAGGGTTTGTTCGTCCACCGGCGTGATCGTAGCAGTGAATAATTCGCTGACCACATATCCGATACTGCAGTTCGGTAGCGAAGAGCAAAAAATGAAATACCTGCCGCCTTTGTGCGACGGGTCAAAGCTGGGCGCTTTTGCGCTGACCGAACCCAATGCTGGATCTGATGCCGCGGCGATCGAAACCATGGCCCGCCTTGAAGGCGACAACTACATCCTGAACGGAACAAAGAGGTTCATCACCAATGGCACTGAAGCGACTATTTTCGTGGTCTTTGCCGTAACGAACAAGGAATTGAAGCATAAAGGCATCAGCGCGTTCATCGTAGAAAAAGGCATGCCCGGGTTCACCGCCGGAAAGCATGAAGATCTGATGGGTATCAGAGCGACCGGCAATTGCGAGCTGACATTCGAGGACTGCAAAGTACCAAAAGCGAACCTGCTCGGTAAGGAAGGCGACGGGTTTAAGATCAGCATGAACACGATCGATGTTTCGCGGGTCGATATCGGAGCTCAGGCAGTTGGCGTCGCCCAGGGTGCGTTGGACGCCGCGGTGAAATATTCAAAAGAGCGCAAGACGTTCGGTGTGCCCATATGCAACCACGAAATGGTACAGTCAATGCTTGCCGAGATGGCGACCAAGATCCAGGCAGCGCGCTTGCTGGTGTACTTCGCTGGTCAGTGCAAGGACAAGGGCATGCCCAGGTTCTCGAAAGAGTCGGCCATGGCAAAATATTATGCCGCCGATATCGCGGTTGAAGTGACGAGGATGGCGGTTCAGATCCACGGCGGTTATGGTTTTTCCAAAGAATACGCCGTTGAGAGAATGTATCGCGACGCCAAGATCCTCGAACTTTATGAGGGAACCCGCGAGATCCAGAAGATCGTGATCGCGAGAGAGTTGACAAGATAA
- a CDS encoding acyl-CoA dehydrogenase family protein: MSMFLNEAHKKFREKIIAFAQNEVRPRAKEIDQKSEFPADLVKRMAELQLLALYVPKEYGGAGLDVTSYAIAVEEIGRVCGSTGIFLAAHSSLGVFPVWYAGTEEQKQKWLIPLARGEKIGSFGLTEPNAGSDAAGTQTTAKLVGDKYVINGAKRFITSGHVADVLIITATKDPKLGYNGISAFIVEKGMTGFSCGKEEDKMGLRGSITSELSFEDCAVPKDNLLGNEGDGFRIFMETLDGGRISIGALALGIGQGALDSVLEFVNKGTKGGKPLSKFQQYQSVIAEIATEIEAARLLVYQAAYLKDNGQPYVKESAMAKYYASTAGMKATSLAIDVHGALGITKEYPVERYLRDEKLMEIGEGTSEIQKIVIARQMLEK, from the coding sequence ATGTCGATGTTCTTGAACGAAGCGCATAAAAAATTTAGAGAAAAGATAATAGCGTTCGCGCAGAACGAGGTCCGTCCCCGCGCGAAAGAGATCGACCAGAAAAGCGAATTTCCCGCCGACCTGGTAAAGCGGATGGCCGAGCTGCAACTGCTTGCCCTGTACGTGCCGAAGGAATACGGCGGCGCCGGACTGGACGTGACATCGTACGCGATCGCGGTCGAGGAGATCGGTCGGGTGTGCGGTTCCACCGGGATATTTCTCGCCGCGCATTCGTCGCTTGGCGTGTTCCCGGTCTGGTATGCCGGTACCGAGGAGCAGAAGCAGAAGTGGCTCATACCGCTCGCCCGGGGTGAAAAGATCGGATCCTTCGGTTTGACCGAGCCCAACGCCGGTTCGGATGCGGCCGGTACCCAGACCACGGCAAAATTGGTCGGCGACAAATACGTTATCAACGGCGCCAAGCGGTTCATCACTTCCGGGCACGTGGCCGACGTGCTGATCATAACCGCGACCAAGGATCCTAAACTCGGGTACAACGGCATATCGGCGTTCATCGTGGAAAAAGGTATGACCGGGTTTTCCTGCGGAAAAGAAGAAGACAAGATGGGTCTGCGCGGTTCGATTACTTCGGAGTTGAGCTTTGAGGACTGCGCGGTGCCAAAAGATAATTTGTTGGGCAACGAAGGCGACGGGTTCAGGATCTTCATGGAGACGCTCGACGGAGGAAGGATCTCGATCGGCGCGCTCGCGCTGGGAATAGGCCAGGGCGCTCTCGATTCGGTCTTGGAGTTCGTGAACAAGGGCACCAAGGGCGGCAAACCGCTGAGCAAGTTCCAGCAGTACCAATCCGTGATCGCCGAGATCGCGACGGAGATCGAGGCGGCGCGACTGTTGGTTTACCAGGCCGCCTATCTCAAGGATAACGGGCAGCCTTACGTCAAGGAGTCGGCAATGGCCAAATACTATGCATCGACTGCCGGCATGAAAGCGACCAGTTTAGCCATTGACGTGCACGGCGCGCTGGGTATCACTAAAGAATACCCGGTCGAGCGGTACTTGCGAGATGAGAAATTAATGGAGATCGGCGAAGGCACAAGCGAGATCCAGAAGATCGTCATCGCGAGGCAGATGCTGGAGAAATGA